A stretch of Mucilaginibacter terrae DNA encodes these proteins:
- a CDS encoding Gfo/Idh/MocA family protein yields the protein MQIPYKPILPQNPLPIIIIGAGGIVADAHLPAYKKAGFSVVGITNRTRARAEKLATEWGIPNVYDTVADAVANAPANAVYDITIMPEKFVETLEQLPDGCGVIIQKPMGDYFWQTKEILEVCRRKKLNAAINCQLRFAPYVSAARYMIEHGLIGELYDMEVRVTLETPWELFPFVMVHPRLEIQYHSIHYIDLMRSFLGDPQSVYAKTLKHPAKKLSSSRSTILFDYGDTMHAVINTNHDHSFGPHNQESFIKWEGTKGAIKARMGLLMDYPHGVPDKFEYCIVEEGKQPEWKEIELEGSWFPDAFIGTMSSLMRYQNGETDVLSTHVEDVIKTMAVVESAYQSSDTGGVVVSEKLV from the coding sequence ATGCAAATACCCTATAAACCCATACTACCGCAAAACCCGCTGCCCATCATCATCATTGGTGCAGGCGGTATTGTGGCCGATGCGCATTTGCCAGCTTATAAAAAGGCCGGTTTCAGCGTTGTGGGCATAACTAACCGTACCCGTGCCCGCGCCGAAAAACTGGCTACCGAATGGGGTATCCCAAATGTATACGATACCGTTGCCGATGCCGTTGCCAATGCTCCGGCCAATGCCGTTTACGATATCACCATTATGCCCGAAAAGTTTGTAGAAACTTTAGAGCAATTACCCGATGGTTGCGGCGTGATCATCCAAAAACCCATGGGCGATTACTTTTGGCAAACCAAAGAAATACTGGAAGTTTGCCGCCGCAAAAAGCTGAATGCTGCCATCAACTGCCAGCTGCGTTTTGCGCCTTATGTAAGCGCCGCCCGCTACATGATTGAGCATGGCCTTATTGGAGAGCTTTACGATATGGAAGTGCGCGTAACCCTCGAAACACCTTGGGAACTGTTCCCGTTTGTAATGGTGCACCCTCGTTTAGAGATTCAGTATCACAGCATTCATTATATCGATTTGATGCGCTCGTTTTTGGGCGACCCGCAGAGTGTGTATGCCAAAACGCTGAAACATCCGGCTAAAAAGCTGTCATCGTCGAGGTCGACCATTTTGTTCGATTATGGCGATACCATGCACGCGGTAATTAACACCAACCATGACCACTCGTTCGGGCCGCATAACCAGGAAAGCTTTATTAAGTGGGAAGGTACCAAAGGCGCTATTAAAGCCCGCATGGGTTTGCTGATGGACTATCCGCATGGCGTACCCGATAAGTTTGAGTACTGCATTGTGGAAGAAGGCAAACAACCCGAATGGAAGGAAATTGAGCTGGAAGGCTCGTGGTTCCCCGATGCATTCATCGGCACTATGTCGAGCTTGATGCGCTACCAAAACGGCGAAACCGATGTGCTGTCAACGCATGTAGAAGATGTAATTAAAACTATGGCCGTGGTAGAGAGTGCTTATCAAAGCAGCGACACCGGCGGCGTTGTGGTGAGTGAGAAATTAGTCTGA
- a CDS encoding MaoC family dehydratase has product MYFKSTFFEDYTVGDKRVTLGRTITETDFVVHAGHTGDFFPHHLDAEWCATQPFKQRIAHGTMIFAIGIGLTASEINPEAFSKGYDKLRFVKPVFIGDTIHSEVTISEKTDAKKPEYGTVTEHVDVINQHGEVVLACDHLLLTKRKN; this is encoded by the coding sequence ATGTACTTTAAATCAACTTTTTTTGAAGATTATACCGTAGGCGATAAACGTGTAACCTTGGGCCGTACCATTACCGAAACCGACTTTGTGGTGCATGCCGGGCACACGGGCGACTTTTTTCCGCACCATTTAGATGCCGAATGGTGCGCAACCCAACCATTTAAACAGCGTATAGCGCATGGCACCATGATATTTGCCATTGGCATTGGTTTAACAGCTTCTGAAATAAATCCTGAGGCTTTTTCAAAAGGTTATGATAAATTGCGCTTCGTAAAGCCCGTGTTTATTGGCGACACTATTCACTCCGAGGTAACCATCTCTGAGAAAACAGACGCTAAGAAACCGGAATATGGAACCGTTACCGAACATGTGGACGTAATTAATCAGCACGGAGAAGTTGTGCTGGCTTGCGACCACCTGCTCCTGACGAAGCGCAAAAATTAA